The region ctaatatggatattgggaatgctgtagatgtgatatacttagactttgctaaggcattcgacactgttccccacaaaagtctggtgcaaaagatgaggatgcaaggactggggaagagtctgtgtgcttggatagggaactggctaatggacagaaaacaaagagttgtggtcaatggatcatactcaaaatgggagactgttagcagtggggtcccacaggggtctgtactgggtccagtgctcttcaatttatttattaatgacctagtggatacagtagtgagcaatgttgctatttttgcagatgatacaaaattgtgcagaatcatcaactctaaggaagatagtgttatattgcaacaggatctggataggatggctatatgggcacatacatggcagatgaaattcaatgttgacaaatgtaaagtcatgcattttggtcgtaccaatggtctaacaccatacaaaataaatgggatacagttggggacatcaaacttggagaaggacttaggagtactcatcgacaacaagttaaataatcgtactcaatgccaagccgctgcagctaaagctaacaaaattttgggatgcattaaaagggaaataaaaactcgagatgctagcataatattgcccctgtttaactctctagtaaggccacatctggaatatggaattcagttctgggcaccacattacaaaaaagatattgcagttttagagcaggtgcagagacgagcaacaaaattgatacgtgggatggaaggtctcacttaccgagaaaggttagataaactgggtttatttagtctagagaaaagacgccttagaggagatctaattaacatgtataaatacatcagagggcaatataatagcttggcggatgagctttttgtccctaggccttctcaaaggactagaggacatgatctgcgcatggaggaaaaacgttttagccatttatttaggaaagggttctttacagtaagagtgattaagatgtggaatgcattgccacaggaagtcgttatggcaaactctatacctgcatttaaagggggcttagatgctttccttgcgttgaatgacatccatggctacaattactaggtaatgccaatgatgttaatccagggattttatctgattgccatctggagtcgggaaggaatttttacctcgtaagggttttttcgccttcctctggatcaacagggatatgtgagggagcaggctggagttgtactttgtactggttgaactcgatggacgtatgtcttttttcaaccaaagtaactatgtaactatgtaacaagacATCctctctctccaaaacatttcccacactcagcacatgaatagggctgctCACCAGTCTGACATCTCTCTGGTATGACAAGACTTCCTCTCTCTCCTAAACATTTCCCaacctcagcacatgaataaggctgctcACCAGTCTGACATCTCTCATGTACGACAAGACTTCCTCTCTCTCCTAAACATTTCCCaacctcagcacatgaataaggctggtCACCAGTCTTAAATCTTTCATGTatcacaaggcttcctttctctccaaaacatttcccacactcagcacataaaaaaggCTGCTCACCAGTCtgacatctctcatgtatgacaagacttTCTCTCTCTCCTAAACATTTCCCaacctcagcacatgaataaggctgctcaccagtctgacatctctcatgtatcacaaggcttcctttctgcccaaaacatttcccacactcagcacatgaaaatggtttttcaccagtgtgagatctctcatgcctgacaagatgtgatttccatacaaaacatttgccacatgtggaacaggaatgagaccctccagcagggggagagctgtgctgggtatggggcccttcagggttagacaggtgaggggagtcctGGAGAATATTtagggtaaccaggatatctgcaggagactcttgtccaatgacatcatcttccgttgtacagtctgtggagaaagagagacgagtctctttgaggttcctgatgccgggactccgccctgtTTTGCTCTCTGTAACAGTTGCctcctctttatttgtcctcatcatgtcaccctcctccacagactgctgatcactcctcacatatgtctcctcttcttcctctttacttgtcctcatgtcaccttcctccacagactgctgatcactcctcacatacatctcttcacagaacaggtatgcagtggcgggttcactgaacagtacaggtatgcagtggtgggttcacctgttctgttcagtgaacccgccactgcatacctgtactgttcagtgaacccgccactgcatacctgttctgttcagtgaacccgccactgtatacctgttctgttcagtgaatccgccactgtatacctcttctgttcagtgaactcgccacagtatacctgtactgttcagtgaaaccgcgactgcatacctgttctgtttagtgaacccgccactgcatacctgttctgtgaacccaccactgcatacctgtactgttcagtgaacccgtcactgcatacctgttcttttcagtgaatccaccactgcatacctgttcttttcagtgaatccaccactgcatacctgttctgttcagtgaatccaccactgcatacctgtactgttcagtgaacccgccactgcatacctgtactgttcagtgaacccgccactgcatacctgttctgttcagtgaacccgccactgtatacctgttctgttcagtgaatccgccactgtatacctcttctgttcagtgaactcgccacagtatacctgtactgttcagtgaaaccgcgactgcatacctgttctgtttagtgaacccgccactgcatacctgttctgtgaacccaccactgcatacctgtactgttcagtgaacccgtcactgcatacctgttcttttcagtgaatccaccactgcatacctgttcttttcagtgaatccaccactgcatacctgttctgttcagtgaatccaccactgcatacctgtactgttcagtgaacccgccactgcatacctgttctgttcagtgaacccatcactgcatacctgttctgtgaagagatgtatgtgaggagtgatgagcagtctgtggaggaaggtgacatgaggacaagtaaagaggaaaaagaggagaAATATGTGAGGAGTgtacagcagtctgtggaggagggtgacatgatgaggacaaataaagaggaaaaAACTGTTACAGAGAGCAAAACAGGGCAGAGTCCAGTCATCAGGAACCTctaagagactcgtctctctgtctccacagactgtacaacggaagatgatgtcattggacaagagtgtcctgcagatatcctggttaccctaAATATTCTCCCAGACTccactcacctgtctaaccctgaagggccccatacccagcacagctctccccctgctggagggtctcattcctgGTCCACATGTGgcaaatgttttgtatggaaatcacatcttgtcaggcatgagagatctcacactggtgaaaaaccattttcatgtgctgagtgtgggaaatgttttgggcagaaaggaagccttgtgatACATGAGAGATGTCAGACTGGTGagcagccctattcatgtgctgagtgtgggaaatgttttggagagagaggaagtcttgtcatacatgaaagaTGTCAGACTGGTGAGCAgccattttcatgtgctgagtgtgggaaatgttttggagagaaaggaagccttgtgatacatgagagatgtcagactggtgagcagccttattcatgtgctgaggttgggaaatgttttggagagaaaggaagccttgtcataCCAGAGAGATGTCAGACTGGTGagcagccctattcatgtgctgagtgtgggaaatgttttggagagagaggatgtcttgtcatacatgaaagaTGTCAGACTGGTGAGCAgccattttcatgtgctgagtgtgggaaatgttttggagagaaaggaagccttgtgatACATGAGAGATGTCAGACTGGTGAGCAgccattttcatgtgctgagtgtgggaaatgttttggagagaaaggaagccttgtgatacatgagagatgtcagactggtgagcagccttattcatgtgctgaggttgggaaatgttttggagagaaaggaagccttgtcataCCAGAGAGATGTCAGACTGGTGagcagccctattcatgtgctgagtgtgggaaatgttttggagagagaggatgtcttgtcatacatgaaagaTGTCAGACTGGTGAGCAgccattttcatgtgctgagtgtgggaaatgttttggagagaaaggaagccttgtgatACATGAGAGATGTCAAACTGTTGagcagccctattcatgtgctgaggttgggaaatgttttgggcagaaaggaagccttgtcatacatgagagatgtcaGACTGGTGagcagccctattcatgtgctgagtgtggcaaatgttttggagagagaggaagccttgtcaaacatgagagatgtcaGACTGGTGAGCAgccattttcatgtgctgagtgtgggaaatgttttgaacagtggcgggttcactgaacagaacaggtatgcagtggcggcttcactgaacagaacaggtatgcagtggcgggttcacttaacagtacACGTATTCAGTGGCGGGAccaatgaacagaacaggtatgcagtggcgggttcactgaacagtacacctattcagtggcaggttcactgaactggtatgaagtggtgggttcactgaacaggtatgcagtggtgggttaaaaaaacaggtacgcagtggtgggttaacagaacaggtaagcagtagtgggttcacagcacaggtatgcagtggtgggttcacagaacaggtatgcagtggtggggttgacagaacaggtacgcagtggtgggttcacagaaccggtatgcagtggtgggttcacagaacaggtatgcagtggtgggttcacagcacaggtatgcagtggtgggttcacagaacaggtatgcagtggtggggttgacagaacaggtacgcagtggtgggttcacagaaccggtatgcagtggtgggttcacagaacaggtatgcagtggtgggttcactgaacaggtatgcagtggtgggttcacagtacaggtatgcagccaggaacaagctaagcataACTAATCTtacccctatgagagacagtctgcagcagcttgccctactctcactaaagcaggcacacgagtgagcgtaatggccgctgcctgccttttattaggggagggagtggatacaggggctagtgtagactaattggctacactgggcctgctgactgtgatgtagagggtcaaagttgacacctCAGGGTGCATTattgggcgaaccaaacttccgcaaaagttcgcgaaagTTCTGAAACGTGAAAAGCTGA is a window of Hyperolius riggenbachi isolate aHypRig1 chromosome 6, aHypRig1.pri, whole genome shotgun sequence DNA encoding:
- the LOC137522019 gene encoding zinc finger protein 182-like yields the protein MYVRSDEQSVEEGDMRTSKEEKEEKYVRSVQQSVEEDCTTEDDVIGQECPADILVTLNILPDSTHLSNPEGPHTQHSSPPAGGSHSWSTCGKCFVWKSHLVRHERSHTGEKPFSCAECGKCFGQKGSLVIHERCQTGEQPYSCAECGKCFGERGSLVIHERCQTGEQPFSCAECGKCFGEKGSLVIHERCQTGEQPYSCAEVGKCFGEKGSLVIPERCQTGEQPYSCAECGKCFGERGCLVIHERCQTGEQPFSCAECGKCFGEKGSLVIHERCQTGEQPFSCAECGKCFGEKGSLVIHERCQTGEQPYSCAEVGKCFGEKGSLVIPERCQTGEQPYSCAECGKCFGERGCLVIHERCQTGEQPFSCAECGKCFGEKGSLVIHERCQTVEQPYSCAEVGKCFGQKGSLVIHERCQTGEQPYSCAECGKCFGERGSLVKHERCQTGEQPFSCAECGKCFEQWRVH